The following coding sequences lie in one Funiculus sociatus GB2-C1 genomic window:
- a CDS encoding IS1 family transposase, whose amino-acid sequence MQCPKCDSQYVVKNGHTHTGKQNFKCRDCGRQF is encoded by the coding sequence ATGCAATGCCCCAAGTGCGACTCTCAATACGTTGTAAAAAATGGTCATACTCACACTGGTAAACAAAATTTTAAATGTCGAGATTGTGGCAGACAATTTG